In Planctomycetota bacterium, one genomic interval encodes:
- a CDS encoding PIG-L family deacetylase: MAAQRQDAAPDKPLRAAVVVAHPDDETLWCGGTILTHRDWRWTVVSLCRATDPDRSPRFFQALDALGATGSMAALNDRPDQTPLVPRDVEETILSLLPEGRVDLVLSHSPLGEYTRHRRHEAVGRAVLELWSAGRLAADAVWAFAYDDAGGARLPTAVTHADRVEELAEPVWREKYRIITAVYGFGPESFEARATPRTEAFWCFDSPAAARRWMNEKRLEP; the protein is encoded by the coding sequence ATGGCTGCCCAAAGACAAGACGCAGCGCCGGACAAACCCCTCCGGGCGGCGGTCGTCGTGGCCCATCCCGACGACGAAACGCTCTGGTGCGGCGGAACGATCCTCACGCACCGCGACTGGCGGTGGACCGTCGTCTCCCTTTGCCGCGCCACCGACCCCGACCGTTCGCCGCGATTCTTCCAGGCACTCGACGCGCTCGGCGCGACCGGCTCGATGGCCGCCCTCAACGACAGACCCGACCAGACGCCCCTCGTCCCCCGAGACGTCGAGGAGACTATCCTGTCGCTCCTGCCGGAGGGGCGCGTGGACCTGGTCCTTTCGCACAGCCCGCTGGGGGAATACACGCGGCACCGCCGGCACGAAGCGGTCGGGCGGGCGGTTCTGGAATTGTGGTCGGCCGGCCGGCTGGCGGCCGACGCCGTCTGGGCGTTCGCCTACGACGACGCCGGCGGGGCCCGGTTGCCGACGGCCGTAACCCACGCGGACCGCGTGGAGGAACTTGCGGAACCCGTCTGGCGGGAAAAATACCGTATCATTACGGCGGTGTATGGGTTCGGTCCGGAGAGTTTCGAGGCCCGCGCGACGCCGCGAACCGAAGCGTTCTGGTGCTTCGATTCGCCGGCGGCGGCGCGCCGGTGGATGAACGAAAAGAGG